One window of Phycodurus eques isolate BA_2022a chromosome 17, UOR_Pequ_1.1, whole genome shotgun sequence genomic DNA carries:
- the LOC133416138 gene encoding LOW QUALITY PROTEIN: LIM/homeobox protein Lhx1-like (The sequence of the model RefSeq protein was modified relative to this genomic sequence to represent the inferred CDS: deleted 1 base in 1 codon), translating into MIQCANCEKPIVDRFLLKVLDRPWHVQCVQCCECKCTLTEKCFSREGRLYCKNDFFRRFGTKCGGCSQGILPSDLVRRAKSKVFHLNCFTCVMCNKQLSTGEELYILDEFKFVCKDDYHNSNNNGKDTLHLSVTTCSEPSLSPDSQDLQQDDSKDSEAGHLSDKDACPNEGDEQGAVGKRRGPRTTIKAKQLETLKAAFAATPKPTRHIREQLSRETGLNMRVIQVWFQNRRSKERRMKQLSALSARRHMFFRSPRRMRGLGERMDTAELGHFSYYGDYPGEYYGPGGNYEYYQGPPSSQAQTPADLGFVPSAIPAGTPLGAMEHRHPGHHCPGGEVQCYPEVPSHHPVNSPSPEPNGPSSMHSISSEMCGPSTPFATVALGDSGYTNQLSQPSSEVSEGTVW; encoded by the exons ATGATTCAGTGCGCCAACTGCGAAAAACCAATTGTAGATCGGTTCTTGCTGAAAGTTCTGGACCGACCGTGGCACGTTCAGTGTGTGCAGTGCTGCGAATGCAAGTGCACTTTAACAGAAAAGTGCTTCTCGCGAGAAGGAAGACTCTACTGCAAGAATGACTtctttag GAGATTCGGGACCAAGTGCGGAGGTTGCTCCCAGGGGATTCTGCCCAGCGATCTGGTCCGCAGGGCCAAGAGCAAAGTCTTCCACCTCAACTGCTTCACTTGCGTGATGTGCAACAAGCAGCTGTCCACCGGCGAGGAGCTTTACATCCTGGACGAGTTCAAGTTCGTTTGTAAGGACGACTaccacaacagcaacaacaatggcaaagACACCCTTCACCTCTCAG TGACGACGTGCAGCGAGCCCAGTTTGTCTCCGGACTCGCAGGACCTGCAGCAGGACGACAGCAAGGACTCGGAAGCGGGCCACCTGTCGGACAAAGACGCGTGCCCCAACGAGGGCGACGAGCAGGGCGCGGTGGGCAAGAGACGCGGGCCTCGGACCACCATCAAGGCCAAGCAGCTGGAGACGCTGAAAGCGGCTTTCGCGGCCACGCCGAAGCCCACCAGACACATCCGGGAGCAGCTGTCGCGGGAGACCGGCCTCAACATGAGAGTCATCCAG gtGTGGTTCCAAAACCGGCGGTCCAAAGAGAGGCGCATGAAGCAA CTGAGCGCGCTGAGTGCCAGGCGACACATGTTCTTCCGCAGCCCGAGAAGGATGCGAGGTCTCGGGGAGAGGATGGACACCGCGGAGCTGGGCCACTTCTCCTACTATGGCG ATTATCCCGGTGAATACTACGGCCCAGGCGGGAATTACGAGTACTACCAAGGCCCGCCGTCGTCCCAGGCGCAGACGCCAGCAGACTTAGGCTTCGTGCCCTCCGCAATCCCGGCCGGCACGCCCTTAGGTGCCATGGAGCACCGCCACCCCGGGCACCACTGCCCCGGCGGAGAGGTGCAGTGTTACCCTGAGGTGCCGTCGCACCACCCGGTGAACTCCCCCAGCCCGGAGCCCAACGGACCGAGCTCCATGCACAGCATCTCCAGCGAGATGTGCGGGCCCAGCACGCCTTTCGCCACCGTCGCCCTCGGCGACAGCGGCTACACCAACCAACTGTCGCAGCCCTCGTCCGAGGTGAGCGAAGGAACTGTCTGGTAA